Proteins from one Dromiciops gliroides isolate mDroGli1 chromosome 6, mDroGli1.pri, whole genome shotgun sequence genomic window:
- the UBE2K gene encoding ubiquitin-conjugating enzyme E2 K isoform X3 encodes MTLRTVLLSLQALLAAAEPDDPQDAVVANQYKQNPEMFKQTARLWAHVYAGAPVSSPEYTKKIENLCAMGFDRNAVIVALSSKSWDVETATELLLSN; translated from the exons ATGACTCTAAGGACAGTATTGCTCTCCTTACAAGCATTATTGGCAGCTGCAGAACCAGATGATCCACAAGATGCAGTAGTAGCAAATCAG taCAAACAAAATCCGGAAATGTTCAAACAGACAGCTCGACTTTGGGCACATGTGTATGCTGGAGCACCAGTTTCTAGTCCAGAATacaccaaaaaaatagaaaacctaTGTGCTATGGGCTTTGATAGG aATGCAGTAATAGTGGCCTTGTCTTCAAAATCATGGGATGTAGAGACTGCAACAGAATTGCTTCTGAgtaactga